A region of the Cryptococcus neoformans var. neoformans B-3501A chromosome 6, whole genome shotgun sequence genome:
CCCTTTTGTGAACCGTTTATGATCAACCATATTAACGACCTTCGTCCCCTCGCTGCGATCGGTCCTTCGTTGTGACTGTTTTCGCtgctttcccttttcctcttttaTGACTTCCTTTCATGGTCGCTATGCCTTTGATGTGCCGTCTTCACTCTTATCCCTCGATTTGGCCAATCATTGCCTAAACCTCAGAATCGTATGTTCATTTTGTCTTGCGATTCGACGTGGTGTAGAGGCGTGCTATCAAGTCATTCAACCCTTTCGAGCAACTTCGGGCGTATCTCAAGGTCTCAGACAACTTTGTGCTTCCTTTGCCTCAAACTGGATACTGCGCAATTACCCGCCAACGCCCGCAATCAGTAAATCATTAAAATCACAATGGCGGACCCCTCTAATCATGTTTCTCGAAATTTGCATAGGTATGTCTCTTTTCTATTTCATTCTTGCATTCAATTTATGTACGATTTCCTGGAGGACGGGATCAGACCTATGCCGAGATAGCTCCAAGAACCATGGAGAGGATCTTCCTGGAAGCACGGACTTAGGACATCAGTGCTGGTTGACGGACCTGACGGATCTCACACACATAGTCTGAGCTGATCGATTGGTGATGGCAGAACGTATCGCATCACTCCTATACAACAACCTCTGAGATCAGCGGCGTTCGAAAAAGCTTACCTTTCTCGAttacctctttccccccCATTGATAATACAATTGGACTGTTGGGATGCTCGAGGAGAGCAGATAATTCCGTAAGTTTTACTAGTCAGTGTCATATGTTAATGGTGATTTGCTGATGAGCTTTTCCAAGTTATGACGAGCTTCCGTTTCTAGTGTGCCACCTTTCTCTTGAAACTCAAAATGGACAGGATGCTGCGATAGTGACATCTCCTGACACCGCGCCCGTGTCGATGCTGTACGGCACTCTTGTTGCTACGCCTGCCGAAATGGACGACCAAACGGGTGCACAAGGCGTTTACTTTGTGTTTCCGGATGTGAGCGTCCGCCACGTCGGCAGATTCCGTTTAAAAGCTTTGCTGATGAGAATCACTGGGTAAATTAAATGATAAAAATTCATATGGGGCTCGACTAACAACCTCTGTTTAGGGGACCAGCGGTGCATGTCTCTGTGACTCGCACGTTTGAAATTGTTCACACCAAGGACTACATTGCGCCTCGTAAGTGGAGTGTTTTGAATAAAAATAATGGCTAGCTCACCGCTCTATAGCCGTAACCACTCTCACGAAACATTTTGACTCTCAAGGGATTGTACGCTTCGGTCTGCCTCGTTATCAGTAATGAGATCTACGTCAACTACATTGTTTCTCTTTTGGACTGTTTCCAGTCCCTTTTAACTCGACACCAAGCATACATTTATATACCCAGCACTTACTTTGTGCATTGTTCAATTACATGTTGTAGAAATCGTCACTTGTTCAAACGAATTTCAGTTCTTCCCCTATGGACGTTTTATAGCAATATATGATGCTACCAGTCCAAGCAAAAAAGGGCCGCTAAGGTGGCGATATCAAATGCAAACCAAGAACATGAAGGTAATAGGTTTTAGGAGGTGTCGTCACCGCGCATAAAGTTCTTTCAAGGGAATATCATCGTTATCGACCCTTTATCCAATAATCATGGGAAACTTGCGGTTATGGGTATTTCGGAGTACACTGATAACTTGGATGCCTCCCACATAGTCCTTGTATTGTCATAGTAGATGACCTCAGTTCTCTTTTTGATTATCCATTAATGCACTATTTTGACTGCCAGACAATCTcctcatttttttctcgtaTTCTGACTCAAGTGCTTGTGCTCGTTTGAATTCGGCTTCCTGGCGAGCCTGGTTTATAGAAGAATACACATGTGCACCTATTTGGGATAATGTGTATGTCAGCAAGGGTTTGCAGACGATTGACACACCTAGAACAATAGCCATTGTAAATGCCGCTGCACTGCCATGTCAGGCGTCAGGCAGAAGGACATAGATCTCATTAGCGACTTCTGATTGACGATCCTCAGTGAGCTACTTACGGCATGGTGAGGTCTTTCACTCCAAGAGGCGGCATGATGATACCGAAGTAGCTTGCTGGAATACTGGGAATATTACATATGCCCCTCGCATTGACGCATATGGGATTGGATAGCTGGGTCAAGAAGTGATAATGGATTGATGAACCAAGATATCAGCGTCAACTCAACTCCTGGCTCCTACTGAAGTTAGACATTACGTAAAACGTGCTAGGAATATACATCGAAAACTGACGCCACGTGGGGAAGTCGTCGATTGTAGAGTTGAAAGGGATTCTATCGCGCCTGATTTCACATCCACATCGTCTTGTTGTGTTGCTCATCCGAATACCTGCTATTTCTCAAAACACCCTTCTATAACATAACATCAGCACGACATAGATAGCGAAGAGCCCAaatctccttttcttgcAACCTTCCTCCTATTCAATCAGCCCAATGAGCGACGATATACTTCGCAAGTGGGTGTTGTATTTTTTGGTATGGGAGGGACAGCTCTAACAAGCTCTCTCATTTCTCGCAGCTGTGCTGCTCTTACAGCTCTCAAGAGACATCAGCTtgtctctctttccaagAAATATGGCTTAAAAGCTAGTGGAAAGGTTCGTGTTTAAGAAGCATACGTGGCAGTTATGTCCCAGTTTCAAAGCTAATGTCAAAATCAGAATGTAGACATGATTGATCGCCTTCAAAAGTGTGAGATGCATGATAGCTGTCAAAACCATCGGTGAAATCTAATATGCCCTTGCTTAGATGGCCAAAAACACGCAGGAAACCTCGATTTCTACATCCCAGACCCTGTTCCAACTCCTGTTCAAGACTTGACTATTTTCTCCTCTGTTCCAGCAACGAACCAGAGGAAGCTTGAGGACGAAATGCCGGACCTGAGAACCCCTGTCCCTTTGTCCAGTCCTTCCTCCCTTAGCCATGAACCCTCCGACCATAGCCTAATTTCACGGGCGTCCAACAGCTGGGAAGTACTATCTGAGAGTGCGGCCAGCATTGTATCCAAAATGGAGGACACAGAACGGCCGGAATCCATCAGTCACTTTCACAATCTGGGCTCATGGAAGTCGTCAAATAATGGAGAGGTGTTAACAGGATCTGAAGGTAAATGTTAGTTAGATAACAGCAAAATACTTTGCTGATGGATCGAATCCATAGGTAACGCTGTACATTGCGATACCCACAATTCCAGATCCATGAGAGCTCTTACTTCATCTATCTCTAAACGTGGCTCTATCATTCTATTCGGACGGGATCGCTTGACCTCTTCCGCCTTTTCAGATCAGCATAATTGGGAGGCGGTGGCCAAAGCGATTACCACTGGGCATCACGAAAAAAGTGAAGAGCATCAAGAAATTGTGGCGAATATTCCTCCGTCGCCTGCTTCGACGGTGGGTATCCCCAGACGTCATTCGAGGCATACACTTCAAGAAAGACCTAGTACCATTCGGCTGTGCTCATCTACACCTTCCAGCTTTGATCAGCATGTGAAGTCATTGAGTGACGAGGAGAACGAGCTTCCATGTGTGGGTAGAATTAAAAACGCCAGCCTCCtaaaagagagaagatcaaTGGCTCCCGTAGGAAGCCGAGACCATTCAGGTGATGCTGGATCCCTTATTCGCAAGTCTATGCCCGCATTGTCAATATCTAGTGCCGCCAGTATTTCCAGTGTCTACCCGCCATTACCCACCATTTCTCTGCATTATATGGACATCGACCAAACTTGCAAAAAGCAAGAGGAATGTCCTAAAGTTCCTGGAGGGTTTCCaccccttccctctcccccaaGTAAAACCCAAATTCTTTTCGGCAACTCCGCCCCTCCTGCACTATCCAACACTCAATTTTCGGAAACCGCACAGAACATtctggaagagatgaacgCGCGTTTACCCGAAGGCAGTGCCAGATTCGGAGCGGAATTGCTTAAAGGCAAACATGCCGAGGTGGAAAAATTGGTCCATACC
Encoded here:
- a CDS encoding hypothetical protein (Match to ESTs gb|CF190385.1|CF190385, gb|CF185909.1|CF185909, gb|CF194445.1|CF194445); the encoded protein is MADPSNHVSRNLHRTYRITPIQQPLRSAAFEKAYLSRLPLSPPLIIQLDCWDARGEQIIPYDELPFLVCHLSLETQNGQDAAIVTSPDTAPVSMLYGTLVATPAEMDDQTGAQGVYFVFPDVSVRHVGRFRLKALLMRITGGPAVHVSVTRTFEIVHTKDYIAPPVTTLTKHFDSQGIVRFGLPRYQ